A region of the Peredibacter starrii genome:
TTCGTTCGCCAATTTAAACCTTGGAAATGGGTAGTTGGTTCAGGTGTGTATGTCGATGATATTGAAACGGCGATTTCTGCTTTCCGAATAAAAGTTTTATCGGGTTTTGCTTTTGCTTTCATCGTTGCCTACATCATTTTCTACGTCTTCACAGGACGTTTGATGGACATGCTGACTCAGACTGTTGCTGATACGACCGAGGCCGGTGGACAAGTTCTAACTGCTTCTGAAATGCTCGCGACTGCAGGTAATAATGTTGCTCAGGGTGCCACTGAATCTTCTTCTCGAATTGAGGAGTCGCTTAAATCGGTAAGTGATCTTAATACGATTGTTCAAAACAATAAGAGTCGCGCTACTGCCGCGGCCGAACTGGCCAAGAGTTCCGAAGATGGAGCACATCAAGGTACAGTTGAACTTAAAAAGCTCATCGATGCTATTAATGTGATGGCCAAGACCTCGGAAGAGATCACTAAGGCCATGAGAATTATCGATGATATCGCCTTCCAAACAAACCTTCTGGCCTTGAACGCTGCAGTTGAGGCGGCCCGTGCTGGTGAACAAGGGAAGGGCTTTGCAGTAGTAGCGGACGCTGTTAGAGGTCTTGCTTCTAAATCAGCCGAGGCCGCAAAAGAAGTTCAGACTATTGTCCAAAATAGCGTGGATCAATCCCATCTTTCGCTGAAGCTTGCCGGTAACTCGGACAAGGCATTGGATAACATTCTCTCGTTTGTTAAAAAAGTGAGTGTGCTTAACCAGGAAATTTCGGAATCCACTGAGCAGCAAACTCAAGGGATTGCTTCAATTCACGAGGCGATGGAAGCATTGAAGAATCAGTCTCATCACTTCGCTTCTGCCGCCGAAGAAACAGCAGCAACATCAGAAGAAATGTCTTCTCAAGCGAAGAACTTGCAGGAGATGGTGAATAAAATTGCCACTGAAGTAAAAGGTCGAGCGGCCTAAATCACTCTGATGAATTGCTCTTTGGGCATTCTGATTCTTGGGCCGTAAACACCTTTCTTGTCTCTCTTACCAACACTAATTGCCATTACGACCTGGGTCTTTCTCGGAAGACCCAGGATCTTTTTAATGCGATTTGAATCGTAACCTTCCATTGGACAAGTGTCGTATCCATAGGCCGAGAAACCAAGCATGATGTTTTCACAGGCCAGTGCTGTCGATTTTACCGCCCAAATTTTCATATCAGACCATGAAGTAGGTTCACGAGGAATGGGTTTAAAAAAACCAATGGCCGTGATGCCGATTTTTTTAATTACGCCCCAAATTCCAAGGAAGCCTTGAGAGTAGGCTATAGGGACAAGCTTCTCATAATAAGCACGCGCAGACTTAGGTACGTTCCCTTGATCTTCAAAGTGCTTCAACATCTGAACACGAGTTTTCTTCCATTGTTCAGGATGCGCGACAGCTACGATAATTTCTTGGGCCGTCCTGGCCGCAGGTTGATTGAAGAGTGCCTCCACCAATGATTTCTTCTTCTCAGGATTTCTCACCCAATAAAATTCCCAGCATTGAAGATTGGATGAATTAGGTGCCAGTAGTCCCCATTCCAAAACTTTTTGCACAACTTCTTCCGGCACTTTCTCATCTGTATAGACGCGTACTGATCGTCTGTTCTGCACGATGTGATCAAACTCTTCAGGAGAAGTTTGATTCATCTTTTCATGATGTTCATAGTCTGGAATTTTTGTGAGGATTTCTGCGGGATCGTTCATGTTGGTCACCTTTGTCTCATCATATGCCCCGGTTTATTTTAACGTAAAGCTTTAAGTGACGAACATTTCACTCAATGATGCTGGCCTCATTCCTGCATTCTAAAGAAACGTCAAATTTTGCAAAGGAGTGCATATGAATGAAGACATTCTAAAAGGTAAGTGGAATGAAATTAAAGGCGAGATTCGTTCACGCTGGGGCAAGTTAAATGACGACGAGCTAGAAGGGATGCGCGGCAATTTCACTTCGATTGGCGGCCTACTTCAGCAGCGCTATGGATTAAAACAAGATGAGGCTCGTGATGGATTAAATAAAATCCTTTCTCGCTTCAATTCTCGTGTAGAGGATTTTAAAGACGATCTTCGAGACGATAATTCAGCTCATCCTTAACAAAACAGGTTTCCAGCATCTTTAGCTCAGAAGATGCTGGAAATCTTCCATATTAAGTTTTCCACTGAAATACTCATCATCATCTTCCGCCATCAGATCACGGAAAAGTTCACGCTTACTCTGTTGAAGAATAAGAACTTTTTCTTCCACTGATTCTTTAATGATCGGTCGATAGACTGTGAGTTTATTTTCCTGGCCGATACGGTGAGCTCGGTCAATCGCTTGTCGCTCAACCGCCGGGTTCCACCATGGATCCATCAGGAAAATGTAACTAGCGGCAGTTAGGTTCAATCCGAACCCCCCCGCTTTAAGGGAGATTAAGAAGATCTGAGCGTCGCCATTCTGGAAAAGTTCAACTTGTTCGCCACGCTTTTTAATCGATTGAGAACCGTCGATTCGGGCCATCTTCCAGCCCGCAACTTTGATCTTGTTTTCAATCATATCGAGGTATGTGGTGAACTGAGAGAAAACGAGAGTCTTGTGACCTTCAGTCACAAGCTGCTCAAGGTTTTCCATCAAGAAATCAATCTTAGTTGAATTGAGGCTTGCTTGTTTCTGCCACAGACAAAGTTGTCTCATCTCAAGAAGAGATTTCAATACTTCACCGTAACGTTTAGCACCTGGAGCGATCATATTTGAACGAACAGCATTGAGTTTCTGCTGATATACTTCACGCTCTTCCGGAGAGAAATCAAGGAACACATGGTTCTCAATTTTTTCTGGAAGCTCTTTTAATACCTGATCTTTCGTACGTCTTAAAATGAATGGCTTAACCGTTCTACGAGCAAGAAGACGGTTCTTGTTTTTCGAAGTGGATTTCACTACACCTAAGTCACCCCATACACCAGGAACACACAGATCCATGATGTTGTAGAACTCTGAAAGGTCATTTTCCACAGGTGTACCCGTAAGACAAATACGGAACTTCGCTTTAAGTTGTCGAGCAGCGTTGGCACCGAGTGAACGGATGTTCTTTAAGTGCTGAACCTCATCGAAAATAAGAATATCAAATTCTTCCTGGCCGAGAGTCGAGAACGACTCTTTTTTCATGAGACCGTAAGAAGTCAGCACCACCTGGGCACCAGTATTGAACTCACGCTCATCTCCATAATAGATAGAGTAGGTGAGGTCAGAGAATTTCTCTAACTCGTTTTTCCAGTTATAAAGAATGGAAACCGGACAAATGATAAGAATCTTCTTGGCCTTCTCTTTCAAAGTTTGAAGCAGCATGATGGTCTGGAGAGTTTTACCAAGACCCATGTCATCCGCAAGACAAGCACCAAACTTATGCTCATACAAGAAACGAAGCCAGTTATAGCCTCCCAACTGGTAAGGTCGAGCAATATCAACAAAGCGAGGATGCACATCATATTGAGGCATATCCTGCATCGTCATGATCTTTTCGCAGAACTTTTCTTCTTCTTCCGTCAGAGCACCTTCAATACCTAAACGTTTAAGTTCAAATAATTCAAAGATTCGAGAACGCTGAAGGAAAAGACCAAAGCGCGAAAGTCCTTTTGAAGACTCTTTCTTTTCGCCTTCAAACTTCGTATAGCGCTTCATAAAGCGCAAAAGATCTTTTTGTTCGTCAGAAAGAAGAACCAGACCTTTGCTTGAAAGCAGGAAGTTATCTGTGATCTCAGCGTTCTTAATGACATCAAGATCATCATCATTAACAATCAGATCCAGCTGAAACCAATCGAGCTTTTCTTTGTTTCTCTCGAAACGAATGCTGCTCTTCCATGTACGAATCTGCTGTTGATCGTAGAAAATAGGAATTTTAAGCGGAGTGAGCTGCTGATAAAAGTTCGCAACACCCTCAAGTAAATTATTTTTAGGAATCTGGAATACGATCTTACGGTCTTCTTTAAAGTAGAACGAAGTCTTGAATCCAATTTCACCAAAACTATCCAGGAAGGCCAGGAACACCTTACGGAAGGTCTTAGTGTTAAGCATGAAGATTTTTTTAAAGGCCGGATCAAAGAACGGAAGCTCGTCATCTTTCATGATAAGAGAGATCCATTCCGACATGAGGTTCTTCTTCGAAGCAGTATGGAGATACTTTTTATGGAAGAAGGTCTCGCGATCAAAGTCTTCAATCAAGGTCTTAAAGAAAAGAATCGCATCATTTTTAGTTCTGAAGCTTCCGGCCCACCCTTGCTCACTTACAAAAAGAAGGAACGGAGAAGGCATAGGTACTAATTTCTGATCAGCTGTGAATAGTTCCAGCTCAAGATTCAGGAAACTCTTTCTGGGAGATGGATTAATCGAAAAACGATACTCCATATCTTCCACTGGGAAGCTTTCCCACGCTTCACCCTCAATCAGAATGTCGCCAGTTCCTTTGTCACGAAGAGGAAGGAAAAGACGAATCAGATCCTGAACGTCTCCAATCACATCTGTGAGTTTTAGTTTTGAAACTAGTTCACGTAAATCGTTGGGAAGATCAAAGGCCTCACCCGTTTTCCAGTTGAAGAGATAAAGCACGTCAAAGATAGAAACTTCTTTAACCGTATTATCACCATCGACCCAGCTAAACTGATAAGTGAACTTTTCATCTACATAAAGAACATCGCGATACTCTTCAAACTCAGAGGCGCGAATAAGATTTACCAGAAGCTTCCCCTTCCACTTTGATGGAGCAGGGAAGTTTACCACTTTACGATTAGTGAGGGTGTATTGAAGCGAGCTAAACGTTGAGTTCATCTTCGCACCAGGAATACTTGGTGCCGCTTTCATCAGAGTTCCGTAACGTTCTACGTGAACACCTTCTTGTGCCATGAGGCTCAGAGAAATAGGTTGGCCACCAGTTTGTTCCTGCTTATCTTGGAGATCAGAGAACTTAATTAAAAGACTGGCAGTATGGTGACAAGCCTTTTCCGGACTCCAAAGTTTACAAGTACATTGAGTCGTTAATTTCTCAACTCCTTCAACTCGCTTGAAACTAATTTTGGATTCGTAGTTCGTGTTGTTTTCAGCAACGATTCCCGAAACGATGAAGTAAGTTTCAAAACTTCCCTTCATGAATGAGAGAGAAACTCTTCCTTGTTCAACCATCTTCTGAGCGAGAAAAACTGTCGCAGCTTCAAAGCTTCTTTGAATGAGTGCCTGAACCGGAGAATTATTATTCGTATATTCCATATGCCCTAGCTTCTAAAAGATTAGTATAGGGCAATTTCTGTTAAATGGCAGGTTATTTACTCATGAAAAAAAAGGCCCTCTCGCGAGGGCCTTGATTTTTAGTTGTCTAGGTAAGACTTAAGGAGCTTAGCTCTCGACGGGTGACGAAGCTTTCTAAGTGCTTTCGCCTCGATCTGACGAATACGTTCACGTGTAACGAAGAAATCCTGACCAACTTCTTCAAGAGTATGGTCTGACTTCTCACCGATACCGAAACGCATACGAAGAACTTTTTCTTCTCTTGGAGTAAGAGTAGAAAGTACCGAACGAGTCTGTTCAGAAAGAGTCACGCTCATCACAGCGTCAGCTGGAGAGATGATCTTCTTATCTTCAATGAAGTCACCAAGTGATGAATCTTCTTCCTCACCGATTGGAGTTTCAAGAGAGATGGGCTCTTTCGAGATCTTGAACACTTTTTTAACTTTATCTACAGAAAGCTCCATCTTCTCAGCGATCTCTTCCGGAGTTGGTTCACGACCAAGCTCTTGGATAAGCTGACGAGAAGTACGAGCTAGCTTGTTGATTGTCTCGATCATGTGAACCGGAATACGGATCGTACGACCCTGATCCGCGATGGCACGAGTGATCGCCTGACGAATCCACCAAGTAGCATAAGTCGAGAACTTATAACCACGACGGTATTCGAATTTATCAACCGCTTTCATAAGACCGATGTTTCCTTCCTGGATTAGATCCAAGAACTGAAGACCACGGTTTGTGTATTTCTTAGAGATTGAAACTACGAGACGAAGGTTGGCCTCAACAAGTTGAGACTTCGCTTTATCGGCCTTTTCCTCTCCCGTTACGATGATGTTGTACACCGACTGGATATCTTCGAATGCCATACCGGCGTCAATTGCAAGACGACGAAGCTTACGAAGGATATCTTCCTGAGTACGGATCATTTGTTCGATTTTCGCGTCTGTAGTGAAAAGGTTACGAGCAAGCTCGCGCTTGAACGTATCATCTTCCATTAGACGGTCATAAAGAACTTTATAGGCGTCATCGTTGGCAACTTCGAGGAACTTGTAGATACGCTCTTGTTGCTCGTAAAGTTCACGGAACTGAAGGTAGTAAGACTTAACCGGCTCAGTGAACGAGTTAATGATCTTACGGTTGAACGTTAGATCAACAAGCTCGTTGCCGACCTTGTCCATGATCTTCTGTTCTTCTTTTTCCATTTTCTTCAGCGTTCCGTCTTCGTTAACGATCTGGCTTAGAAGATCTTTAACGTGTTCAACTACTGCGAAAATACGGTCACGTGTTTCGTGAATTTCTTTTTCTTGTGATTCATCATCAAGACCACGAACGAGATCTTTTACGAATTCGTTCTGCTCTTCAGCTTGAATCACTTTGTTTTTAAGTTTAACGATCTCTTCAAGAGCGTGTTTAGACTTTAGACATGAAAGAACGATTTCTTTTTCACCTTCCTCGATCTCTTTTGCGATTTTTACTTCGCCTTCACGAGTGAGAAGGGCAACAGAACCCATTTTTTTCAAGTATAGCTTAACCGGGTCGCTCGAAGACGCGCGAAGCTCAGCTTCTTCGTCAACCGATAGAGGATCTTCAGCAACTTCTGTGCTGGCCTTCTCAGCTTCCTCTTCATCAACTTCCGGTGTTTTCACCAGAATGCGGGCCTCTTCAATTTTGTCCATGATCTGATCAAGCGATGCCGGGTCAACGATGTTGGCCGGAATTGCGTCATTGATCTCTTCAGGAGTCAGATACGTCTGATCCTTACCTTTCATGACGAGACGAGAGAATTCCCGTGAGTTTAAAAATGCGACAACTACTGACATAGTATCTCCTAGAACTTAGGGCACTGTATTTTTGAGATTCAAAATCTCTTTATCTACCTTTGAGATTTCGCTCAAAATAAGATCAACTTCATTTTGCGTTTGCGAGGACTGCTGACGAACGACGAGTTCTTTGCGCTTTATCTTCAACTGGTCCATCCGTAGCATTAAGTGATAATCCTTCAACATCCGCTGAATCACTTTCTCGTTATATTTATTTCCATAGTGGAAAAGAGCATCAGTTCCAATGTCGACCATTTCTTTTGAATAGCCTCCGTACTGAAGTTCATCTTGAACAATCGACACATATTCCGCATCGTCGATTTCCAAATAAATTTTAACGAGCCATTGAATTAGTTTTTTTACCTCAACATGCCCAATAGTGGCAAGAAATTCATCTGCTTTCAAGTGCGTCAAGAACTCGGGATGACAGAGGATTTCTCGAATGAAGACCCTCTCGCTCTTGCTAGGAGGCAGGAGTACTTGACTTGCAATTTGAGTATGCAATTTCCGGGCCTCTTCCTCGTTTTCCAGAAGAATTTCTTCGTTTTCTTGAATTTTCGGTCTCTCTACAGTCTGAGGAACCTTTTCTTTTTGGCGACTTAGAAATTCTTTATAGCTATCCAAGATCGTGGCAGAGTCCGATCGTAGCCCTAGGCTTTTTGCCGCATTAACGATTCTTTCTGTGGCAGAAAGGTGTTCTTTCAAAGGAGATACCACTTCGAAAATGCGATGCAGGGTATTAAGTTTTAGATCGGTATTCTCTGGAATTGGAGAAGGCATGAGCTCCTGGATCAAGACGTCCAGGTAGATCGGAGCTTTTTCAATTCGCTCTAAAAGCGCCAAACGGCCTTCTTTTATGAGGAACTCATCCGGATCCTTATGCGGCTCAAAGGTCAAATATTTTGGCAGGACATTCACGCCAAGGAATTCTGCATTGATTCGTGCCATGGCCTTTTTACCGGCATTATCAGAATCCAATGCGAGGAAAATATTCTTCGTCATATTGGTCAGAAGACGAACAGATTGCTCAGACAACGCGGTTCCCATGGTCCCCACCGTTTGCTGAAATCCATACTGGTGCATCGTAATAACGTCGATGTTACCTTCTACCAGGATGACTTGATCGCTTTGTCGAATGGCATTCTTTCCAAAGCCAAATCCGAAGAGAATAGAGCCTTTGTTGAAAATGAATGAATCGAAAGAGTTGATATATTTTGCAACGTGATCAGTAACAGTACGGGCACTGTAGCCGCGAATCTGTCCTGAATGATCGTGAATAGGGAACATGACTCTTTCTCTAAACTGATCGTAGATGCTATTTTTTTCTTCATTGAATCGAATGATGCCAATTTCTTTAGCGACTTGACGGGCGAAATCACCATCGGCACCGGGTAGGGAATCTAAATAGTGGAAGAGGGCATTGTTCGCTGGAGCGTAGCCAATTTGCCATTGCTCAACAGTCTCGGGAGCAAGTTTTCGCTTCTCGATGAACTCCGTATAAAGTTGAGGATTTTGAGAAGCAACCTTCTTATAAAGTTTGGCCGAGGCATTTAGTACTCTCAGGGCCATTTCAATTTTTGGATTTTTCTTTTTTTCTTTTTGTTCTTCAAATGGCAGACCAAGAATACCGGCGATCTCTCGAAGAGCATCTACGAACTCAATGCGCTTAAATTCTTTTACGAATGTAATCGCATCACCACCAGCACCGCACACGAAGCATTTGTACATGCCTTTGCCGTCGTTCACTTTGAGTGATGGTTTGGTATCCGGGTGGAAAGGACAAATCCCTTCAAGATTGGCCCCACGCTTGTTCAAGGACATATAGTGCGACAGCACCATAGAAATTGGCGAATCTTTGATCCGGTCTTTCAACTCTTCAAAGGCCACGTTTATCCTTAGATCTTGCGTAGTACGATCGATTTAATCAATGTTCCCTGAGACAAGAATATCTTTTCAAACTTCGTCGTGAATTGCGATAGAAAATGTTCTGGATATTCATTACGCAGGTCACGAGACTGAAGCAGAATCTCAAAACGTTTTTCATCTTTAAGATGCTCAAGCATCCAGTCGAAGTAGCCATCGTGATCGGTCTTCACGAAAAGCGTTCCACCTGGCTTAAGCACTTTGGCACAAGCGTTCAAAAATGGTTTTTGAAACAAACGCTTCTTGTGGTGACGAGTTTTGGGCCACGGATCCGGGAAGAAGTAGAAAACCGATTGTACTTCATTCTCCTGGAACATGAATTCCAGACGCTCGCCGCGAGCACGAAGATAGCGGAAGTTTTTGTGTTCAAGTTTATCCAGTTTTTTGGCAACACTGAAGCTGCGCTTGAAACGGTGATCAAGACCGATGAAATTCACGTCGGGATATTTTTGACAATATTCCATCATGAATTCGCCGTAACCTGTTCCGATCTCAACTTCGATAGGTTTTTCGTTTTTGAAGAGCTGACCCCATTTACCAACATTGCTTTCAGCTTCTTCGTCACGAAGAACGAAAGAATCGAAGACCTCGAGCTTGTCGTGGTAAGGATTGTCGTGGGTGTACTTAAAATCAGAACGATAAGCGAAGTTATCTTCTAAGGTTTTTCTGGCCGGTTTTTCAATTGTCATAGAGGGGAAATAGCAAAAAAACACGTTGCAGTAAATAAAAAAGCCCTTCCGATTAAGGAAGGGCCTTGCTTTTTCAGATTCTAACGTCTTAGCCGATCAATTTAAGAGCACTTTGACCATTCATGTTGGCCTGAGCGAGTACCGAAGTACCTGCAGAGCCAATGATCGAGTTACGGGCCTGCTTAGCAGTTTCCTCAGCATAGTCCACATCACGAATACGGCTATTAGCGGCACTCATGTTCTCAGTGTACGTCTGCAAGTTATTCGAAGTCGATGTCAGACGGTTTTGAAGGGCACCAAGTACCGCTCTTTGACCCGACACTTTCTCGATAGCGGCATCAATCGATGCAAGACTATCTTGAGCGCCTTCTTTACTACCAACAGATAGTGAGCTTACACCCAGGGCCTCAACACCAGAATTTAATTGTCCTGGATCGAAACCAATTCTGTCTTTAAACTCATCTGCACCTGTACCGACCTGGAATTCTTGTTTTTCACCTTCACCATTCAGCAGTGTTTTACCGTTGAATTGTGTCACCTGAGAAATACGTTCCATCTCAGATTTCAGTTGTTGATATTCCAGATCCGTCATACCTCTTTCTACATCACCTACCGTATCAGAAGAAGATTGGATCGCAAGCTCTCTCATACGTGTCAAAATGTTTGATGTTTCATTCAGACCACCTTCCGCTGTTTGTACCATTGAGATACCATCGTTGGCGTTACGGTTGGCTTGTTGAGCTGAACGAATCTCTGTTTTTAATTTCTCAGAGATCGCGAGCCCTGCTGCATCGTCTGCTGATTTTGTGATTCGGTTACCCGAAGAAAGTTTTGCGAAACTTTCTTGTGTCTCACGATTCACTTTACCAACTGAGTTCTGCGCCTGAAGTGAAGCAACGTTTGTGTTAATTCTGAAACCCATAGACTATCCTCCGGTTAAAATCATTACCAACCTCCAAGTCAGATGATGGATTTGTTCGTGTCCATCATTGAGCAACCATGCTCTGTTTTTATTTTTAGGCCGCATCACCATGATGTTGCCGTTGTTGACCAAGCATTTCGGTGCGTTTTTGAGGAAACATGAGGAATATTTTGCCTAAAACATAAGAAAAAAATGGGAGAGTAATTTTGTTGAATTGATCTAAGTTCGCGAGAGAAAAAGAACGTCTGACTAGATGAGTCGTGTATTCGGTAAGATTTATTTTCAGTCAGCTTTCTCGACGTGCCATTTTAATTTAGGTAAAATTGCGAAAAAATTCTTCTTCAAAGAGAGAGTGAAATGAAAGTTCCTTTTATCGATATCCTTCGTTACGAAAACAACTTCCTCGAAACAGTATCTGCAAAGGCCGCTGAGCTTCTGAAGAACGGTCACTTTGTAGGTGGTCCAGTTGTTGGTCAGTTCGAAGCTGCACTTAAAGATTATACAAAAACTTCGTATGCACTTGGTTGTGCTAACGGTACAGATGCCATTCAACTTGCACTACGTGCTGCTGGTGTAGAGAAGAACGATAAAGTTCTTCTTCCAGATATGACTTTCTGGGCAACTTTCGAAGCGATCGTTAACGTAGGTGCTGTTCCATACACAATTGACGTATCTCGCGAAACTCTTCACCTAACTCTTGCTTCAGTGAAAGAGGGTGTAGAGAAGTTCAATCCTAAGGCGATCCTTATGGTTCACCTTTACGGATGGGCATGTCCGGAGACGCTTGAGATTCGTGAATACTGTAAATCTAAAAACGTAATCCTGGTTGAAGACTGTGCTCAGGCCATTGGTGTAAAAATCAAAGGTGAGTCGATTCTTACTAACGCTTCAGTTTCTACGACAAGCTTCTATCCTGCAAAGGTTCTAGGAGCGAGTGGGGACGCTGGTGGCGTATTCACAACTGATGAGAAAGTTGCAACTGCAACCAAGATCCTTCTTAACCACGGTCGTACTGGTCACTATGATCACGGAATGATTGGTTGGAACTCTCGTCTTGGTGCTTACGAAGCGATGTTCATGGTTGAGTCTCTAAAACACCTTGATGCTCGTCTTGATAGCCGTCGTCACGTTGTAGAAGAGTACCGTAAGAAAATTAACAATCCTGCGCTTAAAATGATGGCACCATCAAAAGACGTTTGGGAAAACGGATATCTTTCAGTTGCTCTTATGACTCCTGAAACTCGTCCAGCTTTCATTGAATATTTAAAAGCAAATGATATTGGTTACGGAACAGTTTATCCGGGTGCCATGAGTGTTCAACCAGGAGCTGCTGCTCACATTGGTGGAAAAATCTCTCACGGACATGCTGAATGGATTTCGAAATCTGTGATCAATCTTCCATGTTTCGCTTATATGAAACAGGAAGAGATTGATTACGTTGTAGAAAAAGTGAACGCTTTTAAGGCCTAGTCTTTTTCAGCCACTGCTCGATCACGAGCGCGGCCTTCTTCGCTAATTTAGGATCCCTCTGAATCATATCGTTGAGTCGTTTTTGAAGCGACTCAACGATTTTTTTTTCATGGAGGTTCTTTTCGTCTGCGCCTACCTGATAAAGCTTTGCATAGTCAGAAGGCCTTAATTTCGGTGCGGCCATAACGATCTTCTTATTAAGCTACGGCTTCTGGAGCGCGACGCTTGTGAGAAGCAACTTTTGTAAGATGCTCTTCGATGATTTCATAAAGTTCAAGTTTAGTTGATTTAGGGTCCATGCCTTCTGGCATTACAGAATACACAACTTCATTGTTCACTTCAGAGAAGATGAACCAAGTGTTACCGATCTTTTGGAAAAGAACGTCTTTCACGTTGTTTTTTACAGTGTTTGATTTTTTTGTAGTTGATGTAGTCATGTTACCCTCCATGGTTTCGACTAGCGAACTCACATCCTGTAAGTTCATTTGATCAACTCTTCGGTAGGGGCTGTTTAAACTTTAGGCATTATGAAAAAAAATCTGAAAATTTTTTTTACACAATTCCCGAGCTATTTAGTACGCGGATTGGATACCGATATACCCGCCTAACGTGAATGTTGTTCCTGTACTAAATTTATCATCACCGAGGTTTTCCCACCAAGAAGCCTGACTACCACCATTTTTTGCCTGGAAAGAAGTTGCCGTTTCCATCTCAAGAGCGGTTCCTAAGACGAAATCTACCTCTTCCAGCACGTTTTTACGGTGATATTGAAGGGCCAGACGTGGGCTAAAAGAGTAGCCCTGGTATTTGCGGGAATCAGTAACAAGACCATCCGTTTGGGTAATGGAAAGCTGATTAAAAAGATTAACT
Encoded here:
- the dnaG gene encoding DNA primase translates to MAFEELKDRIKDSPISMVLSHYMSLNKRGANLEGICPFHPDTKPSLKVNDGKGMYKCFVCGAGGDAITFVKEFKRIEFVDALREIAGILGLPFEEQKEKKKNPKIEMALRVLNASAKLYKKVASQNPQLYTEFIEKRKLAPETVEQWQIGYAPANNALFHYLDSLPGADGDFARQVAKEIGIIRFNEEKNSIYDQFRERVMFPIHDHSGQIRGYSARTVTDHVAKYINSFDSFIFNKGSILFGFGFGKNAIRQSDQVILVEGNIDVITMHQYGFQQTVGTMGTALSEQSVRLLTNMTKNIFLALDSDNAGKKAMARINAEFLGVNVLPKYLTFEPHKDPDEFLIKEGRLALLERIEKAPIYLDVLIQELMPSPIPENTDLKLNTLHRIFEVVSPLKEHLSATERIVNAAKSLGLRSDSATILDSYKEFLSRQKEKVPQTVERPKIQENEEILLENEEEARKLHTQIASQVLLPPSKSERVFIREILCHPEFLTHLKADEFLATIGHVEVKKLIQWLVKIYLEIDDAEYVSIVQDELQYGGYSKEMVDIGTDALFHYGNKYNEKVIQRMLKDYHLMLRMDQLKIKRKELVVRQQSSQTQNEVDLILSEISKVDKEILNLKNTVP
- the trmB gene encoding tRNA (guanosine(46)-N7)-methyltransferase TrmB, with the protein product MTIEKPARKTLEDNFAYRSDFKYTHDNPYHDKLEVFDSFVLRDEEAESNVGKWGQLFKNEKPIEVEIGTGYGEFMMEYCQKYPDVNFIGLDHRFKRSFSVAKKLDKLEHKNFRYLRARGERLEFMFQENEVQSVFYFFPDPWPKTRHHKKRLFQKPFLNACAKVLKPGGTLFVKTDHDGYFDWMLEHLKDEKRFEILLQSRDLRNEYPEHFLSQFTTKFEKIFLSQGTLIKSIVLRKI
- a CDS encoding flagellin N-terminal helical domain-containing protein, with the protein product MGFRINTNVASLQAQNSVGKVNRETQESFAKLSSGNRITKSADDAAGLAISEKLKTEIRSAQQANRNANDGISMVQTAEGGLNETSNILTRMRELAIQSSSDTVGDVERGMTDLEYQQLKSEMERISQVTQFNGKTLLNGEGEKQEFQVGTGADEFKDRIGFDPGQLNSGVEALGVSSLSVGSKEGAQDSLASIDAAIEKVSGQRAVLGALQNRLTSTSNNLQTYTENMSAANSRIRDVDYAEETAKQARNSIIGSAGTSVLAQANMNGQSALKLIG
- a CDS encoding DegT/DnrJ/EryC1/StrS family aminotransferase: MKVPFIDILRYENNFLETVSAKAAELLKNGHFVGGPVVGQFEAALKDYTKTSYALGCANGTDAIQLALRAAGVEKNDKVLLPDMTFWATFEAIVNVGAVPYTIDVSRETLHLTLASVKEGVEKFNPKAILMVHLYGWACPETLEIREYCKSKNVILVEDCAQAIGVKIKGESILTNASVSTTSFYPAKVLGASGDAGGVFTTDEKVATATKILLNHGRTGHYDHGMIGWNSRLGAYEAMFMVESLKHLDARLDSRRHVVEEYRKKINNPALKMMAPSKDVWENGYLSVALMTPETRPAFIEYLKANDIGYGTVYPGAMSVQPGAAAHIGGKISHGHAEWISKSVINLPCFAYMKQEEIDYVVEKVNAFKA